A window from Erythrolamprus reginae isolate rEryReg1 chromosome 9, rEryReg1.hap1, whole genome shotgun sequence encodes these proteins:
- the LOC139172510 gene encoding C-signal-like has product MFQVARNILVTGTNRGIGFGLVKELVKLNPPSGHIFATCRNPTGPESKALQNFASQHNNTHVIQLDATDVSSIRRTASEVESHLKGQGLNLLINNAARNSHAYYLENVDQEDMLLSYKTNTVGPLLVVKEFLPLLKKAAKETTKGNVGGPKAVVVNISSIISSIGQGFKNLPMEVPPLYQYRISKTALNMVNACLAVELKKDGISFVLLHPGWVKTDMGSEQASLTVEESSRDIVKVIAGLDSSSSGTFLDWEGNKIVW; this is encoded by the exons ATGTTTCAAGTAGCTCGGAACATCCTGGTTACTGGCACCAACCGGGGAATCGGATTTGGACTGGTGAAAGAGCTGGTGAAATTGAACCCTCCTTCTGGACATATTTTTGCAACCTGTAGGAACCCTACTGGACCTGAATCGAAG GCTTTGCAGAATTTTGCTAGTCAGCACAACAATACTCACGTGATTCAATTAG ATGCGACAGACGTGTCCAGCATAAGGCGGACAGCGTCAGAAGTGGAATCCCATCTGAAAGGACAAGGGCTCAATCTGCTAATCAACAATGCTGCCAGAAATTCCCATGCCTATTACCTGGAAAACGTCGATCAAGAAGACATGCTATTGTCATACAAGAccaatacagtgggacctctccTAGTGGTCAAA GAATTCCTGCCTCTCCTGAAGAAGGCTGCCAAGGAGACCACAAAAGGCAACGTGGGAGGCCCCAAGGCAGTTGTCGTCAACATATCTTCTATCATTAGCTCCATTGGGCAGGGTTTTAAAAACCTACCAATGGAAGTTCCTCCATTGTACCAATATCGTATCAGCAAG ACAGCGTTGAACATGGTCAATGCCTGCCTTGCAGTGGAACTGAAAAAAGATGGAATTTCATTTGTCCTGCTCCATCCTGGATGGGTGAAAACTGACATGGGCTCAGAACAG GCTTCTCTGACAGTGGAGGAGAGTAGTAGAGATATAGTGAAGGTGATTGCCGGCTTAGATTCCTCGTCATCTGGAACTTTTCTGGATTGGGAGGGGAATAAAATAGTCTGGTGA